The following proteins come from a genomic window of Lolium rigidum isolate FL_2022 chromosome 5, APGP_CSIRO_Lrig_0.1, whole genome shotgun sequence:
- the LOC124651659 gene encoding protein rough sheath 2 homolog: MKERQRWRPEEDAVLRSYVRQYGPREWNLVAQRMNVALDRDAKSCLERWKNYLRPGIKKGSLTDDEQRLVIRLQAKHGNKWKKIAAEVPGRTAKRLGKWWEVFKEKQQREIRDSRRPNPEPSPDERGRYEWLLENFAEKLVKERQQLVGVGGDHHLMAAPMLPPWMSSANGGAAVAPAPPTPSPSVTLSLASAVAAPPAPPRPPPPPLAELAECCRELDEGHRAWAAHRKEAAWRLKRVELQLESERACRRREAAEEFEAKMRALWEEQAAAAERLEAEYRDKVAGLRRDAELKEQKMAEQWAAKHARLTKFLDQVGSSCRRWSPGDMNGR; the protein is encoded by the exons atgaAGGAGCGTCAGCGGTGGCGGCCTGAGGAAGACGCCGTCCTCCGCTCGTACGTCCGGCAGTATGGCCCCCGGGAGTGGAACCTGGTGGCGCAGCGGATGAACGTGGCCCTGGACCGCGACGCCAAGTCCTGCCTGGAGCGCTGGAAGAACTACCTCCGCCCCGGGATCAAGAAGGGCTCCCTCACCGACGACGAGCAGCGCCTCGTCATCCGCCTCCAGGCCAAGCACGGCAACAAGTGGAAGAAGATCGCCGCCGAGGTGCCGGGCCGCACCGCCAAGCGGCTCGGCAAGTGGTGGGAGGTGTTCAAGGagaagcagcagcgggagatcagGGACAGCCGCCGCCCCAACCCGGAGCCCAGCCCCGACGAGAGGGGACGGTACGAGTGGCTGCTCGAGAACTTCGCCGAGAAGCTCGTCAAGGAGAGGCAACAACTGGTGGGAGTGGGCGGTGACCACCACCTCATGGCCGCGCCCATGCTGCCGCCATGGATGTCGTCCGCCAACGGCGGCGCGGCAGTCGCTCCGGCCCCGCCGACGCCCTCGCCGTCCGTCACGCTCAGCCTCGCGTCCGCGGTCGCCgcgccaccggcaccgccgcgcc CTCCTCCCCCTCCTCTGGCGGAGCTGGCCGAGTGCTGCCGGGAGCTGGACGAGGGGCACCGCGCGTGGGCGGCGCACCGGAAGGAGGCGGCGTGGCGGCTCAAGCGCGTGGAGCTGCAGCTGGAGTCGGAGCGCGCGTGCCGGCGCCGGGAGGCCGCGGAGGAGTTCGAGGCCAAGATGCGAGCACTGTGGGAGGAgcaggcggccgccgcggagcgCCTGGAGGCCGAGTACCGGGACAAGGTGGCCGGGCTCCGGCGCGACGCGGAGCTCAAGGAGCAGAAGATGGCCGAGCAGTGGGCCGCCAAGCACGCTCGCCTcaccaagttcctcgaccaggtcgGCTCCTCGTGCCGCCGCTGGTCGCCCGGCGACATGAACGGCCGGTGA